A part of Corynebacterium lactis RW2-5 genomic DNA contains:
- the yidC gene encoding membrane protein insertase YidC, translating to MLNFVYFPISGILWFWHKATGFLFEPSSGISWVLAIVLLVVTIRILLFKPMLNQQRSAIKMQQLAPQMQAIKQKYKNDQQAQAMAMRQLQKETGVNPLAGCLPVLVQMPVFIGLFHVLRSFNRTGEGAAAVGQSGGMSVIDNWNTPNYLFQVEDVRSFLLARVFNAPLSASVGMDVKQYEAFTVPGTPADFSRMDIIYVAVPLIIISALATHFNARMSVNRTQARQASGLQARQEGVMGQQMDMMNKMMLWFFPIMILATGFLWHIGLLVYMVTNNIWTYFQQRYIFGKLDQEEAKELAEKKAAKREAQEKLAPKVGQKPINPKKGGKPLTDAAGNSSGVQQSGGEGSATSSHLPAAGSGKGQAGPASKPAVGQKPARSKKRKRKR from the coding sequence GTGCTCAATTTTGTATATTTTCCCATTTCGGGAATCCTGTGGTTTTGGCATAAGGCCACAGGATTTCTCTTCGAGCCCTCATCGGGTATCTCGTGGGTGCTGGCAATCGTACTGCTGGTGGTCACGATTCGTATCCTGCTCTTCAAGCCGATGCTGAATCAGCAGCGTTCGGCGATTAAGATGCAGCAGCTTGCACCGCAAATGCAGGCCATCAAACAAAAGTACAAGAATGATCAGCAGGCTCAGGCAATGGCGATGCGCCAACTGCAGAAGGAAACGGGAGTCAACCCGCTAGCCGGCTGCTTGCCTGTCCTGGTTCAGATGCCGGTGTTTATTGGCCTCTTTCACGTCTTGCGTTCATTCAACCGCACCGGTGAAGGGGCCGCGGCCGTTGGACAATCCGGTGGCATGTCAGTCATTGACAATTGGAATACCCCGAACTACCTATTCCAGGTTGAGGATGTTCGCTCCTTCTTGCTAGCCCGCGTGTTCAATGCGCCTCTTTCCGCTTCGGTGGGGATGGATGTTAAGCAGTATGAGGCCTTCACCGTGCCTGGTACTCCTGCAGACTTCAGCCGTATGGACATCATTTACGTCGCTGTCCCGCTGATCATCATCTCCGCGTTGGCAACGCACTTCAACGCTCGCATGTCTGTCAACCGCACTCAGGCCCGCCAGGCTTCCGGTCTGCAGGCTCGCCAGGAAGGCGTCATGGGTCAGCAGATGGACATGATGAACAAGATGATGCTCTGGTTCTTCCCAATCATGATTCTCGCGACTGGTTTCCTGTGGCACATTGGTCTTCTGGTCTACATGGTTACTAACAACATCTGGACCTACTTCCAGCAGCGCTACATCTTCGGCAAGCTGGATCAGGAAGAGGCTAAGGAGCTTGCGGAGAAGAAGGCCGCCAAGCGCGAGGCTCAGGAAAAGCTCGCCCCGAAGGTCGGCCAGAAGCCGATTAATCCGAAGAAGGGCGGTAAGCCGCTTACTGACGCCGCCGGCAACTCGTCTGGTGTGCAGCAGTCCGGCGGCGAAGGCTCCGCTACCTCGTCCCACCTACCCGCTGCTG